CGCTCCGAGAGGAGCCTCTCCAAGAACCGGCGCAGCCGGCGCGGCACGCCTCGGGGGAGGGGCTGGCTCCCGGGCTCTCCGCCGGTGAGGGCCTCGTGCAGCAGGCGCCCCAGGACATGCAGGTCGGACTGCACCACCGCGCGGCCCCACTGACGCTGTTCCGGGGCCTGGTACCGATGCGCGCCGGGGGGAATCACGCCCAGGCCGAAGCGCCAGAGCTTCGCGCCATTCGCGCCGACCAGGACGCTTTCGGGACTGAGGTTTCCGTGGACCAGCCCCGCGTCATGCGCGGCGCCCAGCGCATCCAGGAGCTGGAACGCGATGCGCTCCACCTCCGGCCAGGGCAGGGCATTGACCCAATCCAGCCGCGTCCGCAGGTCGGGCGCGGACAGGGGCACCATCGCGTACCAACACCGGCCGCGCTCCTCGCCCGAGGAGACGACGTGGATGAGGCCCGGGTGCCGGAGACCTCGGAGCAGCTCGACCTCGCGGTGGAAGGCGGCTCGACGTGCCGCGTCCGCCGTCACGCGAGAGGGCAGCACCCGGACCGCGCAGGGACCGGCATGGCCCTCCGCCGCGTACAGCGCGCCCGTGTCATCCGTCCCCATGCGGTGCACCAGCAGGAACCCACCCATCG
This genomic window from Myxococcus hansupus contains:
- a CDS encoding protein kinase domain-containing protein; amino-acid sequence: MGGFLLVHRMGTDDTGALYAAEGHAGPCAVRVLPSRVTADAARRAAFHREVELLRGLRHPGLIHVVSSGEERGRCWYAMVPLSAPDLRTRLDWVNALPWPEVERIAFQLLDALGAAHDAGLVHGNLSPESVLVGANGAKLWRFGLGVIPPGAHRYQAPEQRQWGRAVVQSDLHVLGRLLHEALTGGEPGSQPLPRGVPRRLRRFLERLLSERIEDRPDSTTSARRLLTQRFPMGLLAVGGAMLVALGMYALQGAA